A genomic stretch from Engraulis encrasicolus isolate BLACKSEA-1 unplaced genomic scaffold, IST_EnEncr_1.0 scaffold_37_np1212, whole genome shotgun sequence includes:
- the LOC134443871 gene encoding uncharacterized protein LOC134443871 isoform X1, producing the protein MRSFRMPQQTLNNFYSGGESQQQQQQQQQQGINYGELILPENQQQQVQQHDSSLDELGLLVDYSPSSWSDLPLDEIIDFDELVNIPSQAILNDQDNHSVAAAVASVGCHAVTEPSTLSQSLQSTIHAQPTQQALHLYQSSIQLPQPPPPPPTELTQPTQQALHLYQSSIQLPQPPPPPPTELAHVTVPPIVISTGGYVQTTEPTETDVSDDVGASLGNPEVSHRPDTQETHKASLNLQPLTTICHGDVIDQNNLNTPDKTQIPSTSSQPAKRTRKRKHTNTDSSIPEERSTVASAGPLQDLQQFTTNIRAYWPQRASGVNSSSSSSSTSSSTSSSTSTNVGRKVITPKSKRGVGKGKNLWWNRSTQSHENNVSRQQSQQQQQPRPLQQHNINVMPVVKKPKHKFVSGMKDLRTLVQTDKKPTGNHVAVQTDSHRITQSFSTERAVKQILAKNIENRSMLSDVGKYANDVLTTPLQDILNSIQNNLAIIATANMNNCDINDDMVPATGLTVDKILRFMPR; encoded by the exons ATGCGGTCGTTCAGAAT GCCTCAACAGACCTTGAATAATTTCTACTCAGGGGGTgaaagccagcagcagcagcagcagcagcagcagcaaggcatCAACTATGGTGAATTAATCTTACCTGAAAACCAGCAACAACAAGTACAACAGCATGATTCAAGCCTCGATGAATTAGGCCTAT TGGTGGACTATTCACCATCATCATGGTCAGATCTACCCCTTGATGAAATTATTGACTTTGATGAATTAG TAAACATACCTTCTCAAGCAATACTCAACGATCAAGACAATcactcagtagcagcagcagtagcctcaGTAG GTTGCCACGCAGTGACTGAGCCGTCGACATTGTCACAGTCACTTCAGTCAACCATTCATGCGCAACCAACACAGCAGGCGCTGCATCTGTATCAATCAAGCATTCAgctaccacaaccaccaccaccaccgccgacaGAACTGACACAACCAACACAGCAGGCGCTGCATCTGTATCAATCAAGCATTCAgctaccacaaccaccaccaccaccgccgacaGAACTAGCACATGTAACGGTTCCACCCATAGTCATATCTACGGGGGGTTACGTGCAGACAACTGAGCCTACCGAGACTGACGTGTCTGATGACGTCGGAGCCAGTCTGGGGAACCCTGAAGTATCGCATAGGCCAGACACACAGGAGACGCACAAGGCCAGCCTGAATCTACAACCATTGACTACTATATGCCACG gagatGTGATTGATCAAAACAATCTGAACACTCCTGACAAGACTCAGATACCTTCGACATCCTCGCAGCCGGCTAAAAGAACCAGGAAACGTAAACACACGAACACGGATTCAAGTATTCCTGAAGAAAGGTCAACTGTGGCCAGTGCAG GGCCACTGCAAGATCTACAACAATTCACAACTAACATCAGAGCATATTGGCCCCAGCGAGCATCGGgagtcaacagcagcagcagcagcagcagcaccagcagcagcaccagcagcagcacgtcGACCAATGTGGGGAGAAAGGTGATAACACCAAAGAGTAAACGAGGGGTCGGAAAGGGGAAAAATTTGTGGTGGAATAGATCTACCCAATCGCATGAGAATAATGTTTCTAGACAAcagtcacaacaacaacaacaaccacgaCCCTTACAGCAACACAACATCAATGTGATGCCGGTTGTGAAAAAACCTAAACACAAATTTGTATCTGGGATGAAAGATTTACGCACGCTGGTTCAGACTGACAAAAAACCAACAGGCAATCACGTAGCAGTCCAAACAGATTCCCACAGAATCACACAGTCGTTTAGCACCGAGAGAGCTGTCAAGCAAATCCTAGCCAAGAATATTGAAAATCGTTCTATGTTATCAGATGTCGGAAAATATGCTAATGATGTGTTGACAACACCTCTTCAGGACATATTGAACTCTATACAGAACAACCTGGCAATCATCGCAACAGCCAATATGAACAACTGTGACATAAACGATGATATGGTACCAGCCACAGGATTAACAGTCGATAAAATTCTCAGATTCATGCCTAGATAA
- the LOC134443871 gene encoding uncharacterized protein LOC134443871 isoform X2 — protein sequence MRSFRMPQQTLNNFYSGGESQQQQQQQQQQGINYGELILPENQQQQVQQHDSSLDELGLLVDYSPSSWSDLPLDEIIDFDELVNIPSQAILNDQDNHSVAAAVASVGCHAVTEPSTLSQSLQSTIHAQPTQQALHLYQSSIQLPQPPPPPPTELTQPTQQALHLYQSSIQLPQPPPPPPTELAHVTVPPIVISTGGYVQTTEPTETDVSDDVGASLGNPEVSHRPDTQETHKASLNLQPLTTICHGDVIDQNNLNTPDKTQIPSTSSQPAKRTRKRKHTNTDSSIPEERSTVASAGEYHH from the exons ATGCGGTCGTTCAGAAT GCCTCAACAGACCTTGAATAATTTCTACTCAGGGGGTgaaagccagcagcagcagcagcagcagcagcagcaaggcatCAACTATGGTGAATTAATCTTACCTGAAAACCAGCAACAACAAGTACAACAGCATGATTCAAGCCTCGATGAATTAGGCCTAT TGGTGGACTATTCACCATCATCATGGTCAGATCTACCCCTTGATGAAATTATTGACTTTGATGAATTAG TAAACATACCTTCTCAAGCAATACTCAACGATCAAGACAATcactcagtagcagcagcagtagcctcaGTAG GTTGCCACGCAGTGACTGAGCCGTCGACATTGTCACAGTCACTTCAGTCAACCATTCATGCGCAACCAACACAGCAGGCGCTGCATCTGTATCAATCAAGCATTCAgctaccacaaccaccaccaccaccgccgacaGAACTGACACAACCAACACAGCAGGCGCTGCATCTGTATCAATCAAGCATTCAgctaccacaaccaccaccaccaccgccgacaGAACTAGCACATGTAACGGTTCCACCCATAGTCATATCTACGGGGGGTTACGTGCAGACAACTGAGCCTACCGAGACTGACGTGTCTGATGACGTCGGAGCCAGTCTGGGGAACCCTGAAGTATCGCATAGGCCAGACACACAGGAGACGCACAAGGCCAGCCTGAATCTACAACCATTGACTACTATATGCCACG gagatGTGATTGATCAAAACAATCTGAACACTCCTGACAAGACTCAGATACCTTCGACATCCTCGCAGCCGGCTAAAAGAACCAGGAAACGTAAACACACGAACACGGATTCAAGTATTCCTGAAGAAAGGTCAACTGTGGCCAGTGCAGGTGAATATCATCATTAG